The following are encoded in a window of Camelus ferus isolate YT-003-E chromosome 20, BCGSAC_Cfer_1.0, whole genome shotgun sequence genomic DNA:
- the DEFB114 gene encoding beta-defensin 114 has protein sequence MKIFYYLLHFLCYVTFILPATCTLVDPDRCSKLYGHCRKRCLKSEKHIDICFSPSKICCVARMFEDDFS, from the exons ATGAAGATCTTTTATTATCTCCTTCATTTTCTGTGTTATGTGACCTTCATTCTACCAG CCACATGTACCTTGGTGGATCCTGATCGATGCTCAAAATTGTATGGTCATTGTAGGAAACGCTGTCTTAAAAGTGAAAAGCATATTGATATATGTTTCTCACCAAGTAAGATTTGCTGCGTTGCAAGGATGTTTGAAGACGATTTCTCTTGA
- the DEFB113 gene encoding beta-defensin 113 encodes MKIFCIFLTFFFTVSCGPSVLQRKTREKTREIEERRGQCYLVRGTCKASCNIWEYVFNYCGVEPCCVVREYIKPMRSTSTTSTTLTRASVNNNSTVLPNATVNYNILHNTTGVNNNSTK; translated from the exons ATgaagatattttgtattttccttacaTTTTTCTTCACTGTGTCTTGTGGTCCATCAG TTTTACagaggaagacaagagaaaaaacaagagaaattgaagaaagaagaggacaatGTTACCTTGTCCGTGGTACTTGCAAGGCCTCATGCAACATCTGGGAATATGTATTTAATTACTGTGGCGTGGAGCCCTGCTGCGTCGTTCGGGAATACATAAAGCCAATGAGAAGCACTTCAACCACTTCGACCACGTTAACTCGTGCAAGTgtaaataacaattctactgtaCTACCTAATGCAACTGTAAATTATAACATACTACATAACACTACAGGTGTAAACAACAATTCCACTAAATAA